A window from Camelus dromedarius isolate mCamDro1 chromosome 9, mCamDro1.pat, whole genome shotgun sequence encodes these proteins:
- the BCAS2 gene encoding pre-mRNA-splicing factor SPF27 — protein MAGTGLVAGEVVVDALPYFDQGYEAPGVREAAAALVEEETRRYRPTKNYLSYLTAPDYSAFETDIMRNEFERLAARQPIELLSMKRYELPAPSSGQKNDITAWQECVNNSMAQLEHQAVRIENLELMSQHGCNAWKVYNENLVHMIEHAQKELQKLRKHIQDLNWQRKNMQLTAGSKLREMESTWVSLVSKNYEIERTIVQLENELFQMKQQHGEANKENIRQDF, from the exons ATGGCGGGCACCGGTTTGGTGGCTGGAGAGGTTGTGGTGGATGCGCTGCCGTATTTTGACCAGGGTTATGAAGCTCCTGGTGTTCGAGAAGCG GCTGCGGCGCTGGTGGAGGAGGAAACTCGCAGATACCGACCTACTAAGAACTACCTGAGCTACCTGACAGCCCCAGATTATTCCGCTTTCGAA ACTGACATAATGAGAAATGAATTTGAAAGATTGGCTGCTCGACAACCAATTGAATTGCTCAGTATGAAACG ATATGAACTTCCGGCCCCTTCCTCGGGTCAGAAAAATGACATTACTGCATGGCAAGAGTGTGTAAACAATTCTATGGCCCAGTTAGAGCATCAAGCGGTTCGAATTGAGAACCTGGAACTAATGTCACAGCATGGATGCAATGCCTGGAAAGTATATAATGA gAATCTAGTTCATATGATTGAACACGCACAGAAGGAGCTCCAGAAGTTAAG gaaacATATTCAAGATTTAAACTGGCAGCGAAAGAACATGCAACTCACAGCTGGATCTAAATTAAGAGAAATGGAATCAAC ttgggTATCCCTGGTCAGTAAGAATTATGAGATTGAAAGGACTATTgtacaattagaaaatgaactGTTTCAAATGAAGCAGCAGCATGGAGaggcaaacaaagaaaacatacgGCAAGACTTCTGA